A window of Pseudomonadota bacterium genomic DNA:
TGGGGGCTGGTCGGCGCCGCGGCGGCGGGCGAGGCCAAGATCTATCGGTGCAACTACGACGTCGTGCTCGAGCTTGGTGGGGAGTCCCATTCGGTGCATCATCAGGACAGTGTCCGCAACGGTAGCTACATTCCGATCCGGCTGCGGGGAGTCGAGCTGCAGATCCGGCTCACGGAGCACTCGGCGAAGGCAGTGAGTGCTACGGTGTCAGTGGTCGAAATCGGGACTTCAGGAGGGCAGGGGCAGACCCTTGCGGAGCATGAGTTCCTCGTACAGTTGGGGGTGCCAGTTCGTGAGGCTTGGACCGAGGGTGATCTTTCGGTGGATTCCGCGCTCGTAGTATCCCGGCTGCAGCGATGAGCGTGCGGACACTAGGCGAAGCGCTGCGTAGCCAGGTCGGCGCTGATCGCGCGCTTGGGCCCAGGGGTGAGTGGTACGCGTCTTCGGCCCCCAATACCCTCCGTCGCCGGGACCCCGCTTCAGCGCCGCGTACAGCATGAGACCATCAGGCGTCTGATGAGTGGGATGGGCGCGTAGATGGTCAGCCGCTACTACGATGGCGTCGCCGCCGTCTACACCCGTTACCGCGAACCTGATCCGCGACTTGCGGCGCGGTTGGACCAGCCACTTGCCGGCAGTCGTCGCGTGCTGAACGTCGGCGCCGGCACAGGGTCTTACGAGCCTTCGAAGCAGGACGTGATTGCTGTGGATGCATCGTTCGAGATGCTGAGGAGTCGGGGCGCGGGCGCAGCAGTCCATGCACGGGCGGAGGCACTGCCGTTCGAGTCAGATGAGTTCGATGCGGCCCTCGCAGTGCTAACAGTGCACCACTGGGACGACCCGTTGGCGGGGCTTGCGGAAATGCGGCGTGTGACGCGTGGCGCGGTGGTCGTGTTGACGTGGGACCCCGAGCACGCCGGCTTTTGGCTGGTGCAAGACTACTTACCCGAGATTCTGAGGATCGACCGTCAGATCTTTCCACCGCTCGATGTCTTCCGTGCGGCGCTTGGCGCGGTAGAGGTGACGCCGGTGGAGATTCCCTCAGACTGTACAGACGGATTTCTGGGAGCCTACTGGAAGAGGCCCTCGGCCTACCTTGACGAGCGCGTTCGCTCAGCGATCTCCACCTTCGACAAGATCGATTGCACCGCGGGCCTGCTCAAATTGCAGCAAGAGTTGGATGCCGGTACCTGGGCGCGCAGGAACCGTGCCCAGGCGAATCTTATTGAATTGGATTTGGGCTACCGCTTAGTGGTCTGCGCATGAAGGCGAGCCGCGGGGCTCGGATCCGATGTGCAGCGCCTGACTAGGGAATGGAGAGCGCCATGCAAGCTATCGATGCGTTTGGACGCGTGCTGACCGTCGAGCGGCGCGCTAGCCCGATCGCCATGGGCTGGTGGATAGGGAAGACTGAACGACGTGCTATACGCTGGTTGGCGGAGAACTTGCGACGGGCGATAGCGCTGGCGGGTGGGGGTTTCGGTGCGGCCCTGCTCGGGTGCGCCCAGGCGTTTGCGAATTCAGGCCAGGCGGCAGAAGAAGACTGCGTCTTCGGTGTTCCGCATCCCGTCGTGAACACCACCCTTAGCGTCGTGCGCCAGTACCAGCTAGCCCGCCCGGCGCCCTACACGGTGGCCGAGCGGGTGTGGCTTCGAAGCGGGGAGCGGGTGCTCATCTCCCAGTCTGGCTGTGCGCCAGCCACCATCACCTACGCATTCGAACTCGAGCGTGTCCCGACGGGGACGCTTGCCGGACTAGCGCTCGAGCGCCTGGCGCGCCTGGCGGAGGTGGTGCCGGTGGGCGTCAGCGAGCTGGTCGAGGCGTTAGCACCACGCGTGTCCTCGACGCCGCAGGCAATCGCCTTCGAGCTTGTACCGGGGCTCGAGCGTGTGAGCCTGTCGTTGGCGCAGGCCAACAACGGGTCACAGCTAATCGTTGCCTATGAGATATCACTCTAGGCGTGTGGATTCGGTCGCTCAGCCCACTTTCCGATAGATTTCGGTGCGCACTTTCGACGGCTCAACACGCTCGGGGTCGTCCACGTATATCTCCCAGATCGGCATTGCGCACGCGATACCCTCCGCCTCCATCAGTTGCCAGAGTGCCTTGTGGGTCTCGTTCATG
This region includes:
- a CDS encoding class I SAM-dependent methyltransferase translates to MVSRYYDGVAAVYTRYREPDPRLAARLDQPLAGSRRVLNVGAGTGSYEPSKQDVIAVDASFEMLRSRGAGAAVHARAEALPFESDEFDAALAVLTVHHWDDPLAGLAEMRRVTRGAVVVLTWDPEHAGFWLVQDYLPEILRIDRQIFPPLDVFRAALGAVEVTPVEIPSDCTDGFLGAYWKRPSAYLDERVRSAISTFDKIDCTAGLLKLQQELDAGTWARRNRAQANLIELDLGYRLVVCA